Proteins encoded by one window of Mesorhizobium sp. INR15:
- a CDS encoding porin: MNIKSLLLGSAAALIAVSGARAADAVVVAEPEPAEYVKICDVYGAGYFYIPGTETCLRIGGYIRYDIGAGDIGSFDGARSTDHQDGKDQATWMKNARFTLKTWTGQETELGTLKTYTETRFNFGNKNGSGSSDSDGNALGNPAGNKNVSLNFAWIQLGGLRVGKDESAFDTFIGYAGNVINDTLVPYGDFDTNVVQYYFDAGNGFSAVVSLEEGEGVVGTIDSYVPHVVGGVKYTQGWGAITGVVAYDSNYEEVAGKVRLDVNVSSALSLFVMGGYGSDNNLNDDANNTIDAHGRGFYKQWGGNWAIWGGGTYKFNEKTSFNAQVSYDDWKNLGIAANIAYDVVPGFTVTAEVDYQNVGNDTPANSIWAGATKKSNIGGILRFQRSF; the protein is encoded by the coding sequence ATGAACATTAAGAGCCTTCTTCTCGGCTCCGCTGCGGCCCTGATCGCAGTTTCCGGTGCGCGCGCCGCCGACGCCGTCGTCGTTGCCGAGCCGGAACCCGCTGAATACGTCAAGATCTGCGACGTCTACGGCGCTGGTTACTTCTACATCCCCGGCACCGAAACCTGCCTGCGCATCGGCGGCTACATCCGCTACGACATCGGCGCTGGCGACATCGGTTCATTCGATGGCGCGCGTAGCACCGATCACCAGGACGGCAAGGATCAGGCCACCTGGATGAAGAACGCCCGCTTCACGCTGAAGACCTGGACCGGCCAGGAAACCGAACTCGGCACCTTGAAGACCTACACCGAGACCCGCTTCAACTTCGGCAACAAGAATGGCAGCGGCAGCTCCGATTCCGACGGCAACGCGCTCGGCAACCCGGCTGGCAACAAGAACGTCTCGCTGAACTTCGCCTGGATCCAGCTCGGTGGTCTCCGCGTCGGTAAGGACGAATCGGCTTTCGATACGTTCATCGGCTACGCCGGCAACGTCATCAACGATACGCTGGTTCCTTACGGCGATTTCGACACCAACGTCGTGCAGTACTACTTCGACGCAGGCAACGGCTTCTCGGCCGTGGTCTCGCTTGAAGAAGGCGAAGGCGTCGTCGGCACCATCGACAGCTATGTTCCGCATGTCGTCGGCGGCGTGAAGTACACGCAGGGCTGGGGTGCGATCACCGGCGTCGTTGCATATGACAGCAACTACGAAGAAGTCGCTGGCAAGGTTCGCTTGGACGTCAACGTGTCCAGCGCACTGTCGTTGTTCGTCATGGGCGGCTACGGCAGCGATAACAACCTCAATGACGATGCCAACAACACCATCGACGCGCACGGCCGCGGCTTCTACAAGCAGTGGGGCGGCAACTGGGCAATCTGGGGCGGCGGCACCTACAAGTTCAACGAGAAGACCTCGTTCAACGCGCAGGTATCGTATGACGACTGGAAGAACCTCGGCATCGCGGCAAACATCGCCTATGACGTGGTTCCCGGCTTCACGGTCACGGCCGAAGTCGACTACCAGAACGTCGGCAACGACACCCCGGCTAACTCGATCTGGGCCGGCGCGACCAAGAAGAGCAACATCGGCGGCATCCTCCGCTTCCAGCGCTCGTTCTAA
- a CDS encoding tetratricopeptide repeat-containing sulfotransferase family protein, translating to MNNRLPPAWSKHLKVASGPKASPIPMAKPPIVKTAPNAPSDDMLLRQALEFQKAGQFPEAESLCHRVLARAPNHSLALYILGTLGLDFDDDLAIKYLARAAAQEPNNPHYQLTLGEAWLKVGDFLLAIKHLKRACELKPDLLEAICRLGEAYTKFDQAEMALPAYEKALKIDSNSARARTGLAKTLMGLGRMEEAAESLNETIARRLDVAEAYNSLVSTRKFSTEAPELNNILSELGDPTVSGEAASMLHLAAGKILNDLARYDEAMDHFQQAARIRVSDKAYDFDIDSYRRRVDALINLFDPKLIAAKAGHGDPSDVPVFVLGMPRSGTTLTEQICSSHPAVDGAGEVNKLKRMATALGLGMEATPTFGRQLRSMTEEKSRAMANEYVANLKQYSATAPYIIDKMPHNFENIGLIGFLFPNARIIHCTRDAIDNCLSCFMSNLNDSHSYRYDLRLLGLYYRQYDRLMRHWMELFPGRIFENRYEALISDQEGQSRRLIDYLGLPWDDACLRFFDKSGSVRTLSRWQVRQPIYASSVKRWKKYGRKIQPLIDALGDLAEL from the coding sequence ATGAACAATCGTCTGCCGCCCGCTTGGTCCAAGCATCTGAAGGTCGCTTCTGGGCCGAAAGCTTCACCAATCCCGATGGCAAAGCCGCCGATCGTAAAAACAGCGCCGAACGCACCGTCCGATGACATGCTGCTGAGGCAGGCGCTTGAGTTTCAGAAAGCAGGGCAATTCCCTGAAGCGGAAAGTCTGTGTCATCGTGTTCTGGCGCGCGCGCCCAACCATTCCTTGGCGCTGTACATACTTGGCACGCTCGGGCTCGATTTTGATGATGATCTGGCCATCAAATATCTTGCGCGCGCCGCTGCCCAAGAGCCTAACAACCCTCATTATCAGCTCACCCTTGGTGAGGCATGGCTGAAAGTTGGCGATTTTTTGCTTGCGATCAAGCATTTGAAGCGTGCCTGCGAACTGAAGCCCGATCTTTTGGAGGCCATATGCCGACTGGGAGAGGCCTATACCAAGTTTGATCAGGCTGAGATGGCTTTGCCTGCCTACGAGAAAGCACTGAAAATCGATAGCAATTCCGCGCGCGCCCGTACGGGTCTGGCGAAGACACTCATGGGTCTTGGGCGGATGGAAGAGGCAGCCGAGTCTCTCAACGAGACCATCGCCCGGCGCCTCGATGTGGCCGAAGCGTACAATAGCCTTGTGAGCACTCGAAAGTTCTCCACAGAAGCCCCCGAGTTGAACAATATCCTGAGCGAGCTTGGCGATCCGACGGTTTCAGGCGAAGCGGCCAGCATGCTTCATTTGGCGGCGGGCAAGATTTTGAACGATCTAGCCCGCTACGACGAAGCGATGGACCATTTCCAGCAGGCTGCCAGAATCAGGGTCTCTGATAAAGCCTATGATTTTGATATTGATTCTTATCGCAGGCGTGTTGACGCTCTGATCAACCTGTTTGACCCAAAGCTGATTGCAGCCAAGGCGGGCCATGGAGATCCCTCCGATGTGCCTGTTTTCGTGTTGGGAATGCCGCGTTCGGGAACGACTCTGACCGAGCAGATATGCTCCAGTCATCCGGCGGTAGATGGGGCAGGTGAAGTCAACAAATTGAAGCGCATGGCCACTGCGCTGGGGTTGGGGATGGAGGCAACGCCAACATTTGGTCGGCAACTCAGGTCGATGACGGAAGAGAAATCGCGGGCGATGGCTAATGAATACGTTGCGAATCTAAAGCAGTACTCGGCTACGGCGCCTTACATTATAGATAAGATGCCTCACAATTTTGAGAATATCGGATTGATCGGTTTTCTTTTTCCAAATGCTAGGATTATTCATTGCACACGCGATGCGATTGACAATTGCCTATCGTGTTTTATGTCGAATCTCAACGACAGCCATAGCTACAGGTATGATTTGAGGCTGCTTGGTTTGTATTATCGGCAATATGATCGATTGATGCGTCACTGGATGGAGCTATTCCCGGGCCGAATATTTGAGAATCGCTATGAAGCACTTATTTCTGACCAGGAAGGCCAGTCTCGGCGTCTGATAGATTATCTTGGCTTGCCTTGGGACGATGCCTGCCTTCGATTCTTCGACAAGTCTGGGTCGGTCAGAACGCTCAGCCGCTGGCAGGTTCGGCAACCGATATACGCATCCTCGGTAAAGCGCTGGAAGAAATACGGCCGCAAAATTCAGCCGCTGATAGATGCTTTGGGTGACCTCGCGGAACTTTGA
- a CDS encoding pyridoxal phosphate-dependent aminotransferase — MRQRPLLTPLVGALPSTVPFVGPEAQERDRGRAFRARIGANESSFGPSPRVIERMADIARDMWMYCDPDNHDLKVAAAGHLNVAAENVVVGEGIDGLLSLVARMYVAPGDAVVTSLGAYPTFNFHVAGVGGRLITVAYDNDRESLDGLLAAVRREKAPLVYLSNPDNPMGSWWEAAELGRFIEALPETTMLVLDEAYGELGPASALPPIDVSRPNVIRMRTFSKAYGLAGIRCGYAVAESEVIRDFEKIRNHYGVSRMAQIAGVEALADQAWLESVVARVAAGRNRISTIAEQNGLKPLPSATNFVTIDCGSDGAFAMKVLQGLLSRDVFIRKPMAPVLDRCIRVSVGLDHELDIFAEELPGVLAAARGN, encoded by the coding sequence ATGCGCCAGCGCCCTCTCCTCACGCCGCTTGTCGGCGCACTTCCATCGACAGTGCCGTTTGTCGGTCCCGAGGCGCAGGAGCGCGATCGCGGCCGCGCTTTTCGCGCCCGCATCGGCGCCAATGAGAGCAGTTTTGGCCCCTCGCCGCGCGTCATCGAGCGCATGGCAGACATCGCCCGCGACATGTGGATGTATTGCGATCCCGACAACCATGACCTGAAGGTGGCCGCTGCCGGTCACCTCAACGTTGCGGCTGAGAATGTGGTTGTCGGCGAAGGCATAGACGGGCTGCTCAGCCTCGTGGCGCGCATGTATGTGGCGCCTGGCGATGCCGTGGTGACGTCGCTTGGCGCCTATCCAACCTTCAATTTCCACGTCGCCGGGGTCGGCGGCCGGCTGATCACTGTCGCTTATGACAATGATCGCGAAAGCCTTGACGGCCTGCTTGCGGCAGTGCGCCGGGAGAAAGCGCCGCTGGTCTATCTCTCCAACCCCGACAATCCGATGGGCAGTTGGTGGGAAGCAGCGGAGCTTGGCCGCTTCATCGAAGCCCTGCCGGAAACCACGATGCTGGTGCTCGATGAGGCCTATGGCGAACTGGGACCGGCTTCGGCGCTGCCGCCAATCGATGTTTCGCGGCCAAACGTCATCCGCATGCGCACCTTTTCAAAGGCTTACGGCCTTGCCGGCATACGTTGCGGCTATGCGGTTGCTGAGTCCGAGGTGATCCGAGACTTCGAGAAGATCCGCAACCACTATGGTGTCAGCCGCATGGCGCAGATCGCCGGCGTCGAGGCGCTTGCCGATCAGGCCTGGCTCGAATCGGTGGTTGCGCGGGTCGCGGCCGGCCGCAATCGCATCTCGACGATCGCCGAGCAGAACGGGCTGAAGCCGTTGCCCTCGGCAACCAACTTTGTCACCATCGACTGCGGCAGCGACGGCGCCTTCGCCATGAAAGTCCTGCAAGGGCTACTGTCGCGCGACGTGTTTATCCGCAAACCGATGGCGCCAGTGCTGGATCGCTGCATCCGTGTCAGTGTCGGGCTCGACCACGAACTCGACATTTTCGCCGAGGAGCTTCCGGGCGTTCTTGCGGCCGCGCGGGGCAACTAG
- a CDS encoding helix-turn-helix domain-containing GNAT family N-acetyltransferase yields MLDERKALVAEIRRFNRFYTRTVGLLDETLTQSAFTLTEARVLFELGHRSSPAAAGIAGEHGFLAEAFHLETGPAASDIAGQLRVDAAYLTRILRKFAGEGLTETRADPSDRRRRILSLTVRGEAALAGLQAAANHDIARLVENLPDRRLHELGDALRKAAELLGDPAHESPTVRLRPHRVGDVGWVVQRQARLYADEYGWNIEFEAMLAEIGADFIRNFVPSRDFCWIAERGDQPVGAVFLVHQDDEAAKLRMLHVEASARGLGIGKQLVDTCIAQARACGYKRLVLWTNDILLAARAIYERAGFKLVSEERHHSFGQDLTGQTWKLQL; encoded by the coding sequence ATGTTGGACGAACGCAAAGCATTGGTGGCCGAGATCCGCCGTTTCAACCGATTCTATACGCGCACGGTCGGCCTTCTCGACGAGACGCTGACACAGAGCGCATTCACCTTGACGGAAGCGCGCGTGTTGTTCGAACTCGGCCATCGCAGCAGCCCGGCTGCCGCCGGGATCGCCGGAGAACATGGCTTTTTGGCCGAGGCGTTTCATCTGGAGACCGGGCCCGCGGCCTCTGACATTGCCGGGCAGTTGCGCGTCGACGCAGCCTATCTGACACGGATTTTGCGGAAGTTTGCCGGCGAGGGCCTGACCGAGACCCGAGCCGATCCGTCTGATCGGCGTCGGCGCATCCTGTCGTTGACGGTGAGAGGGGAGGCCGCACTCGCCGGGCTGCAGGCTGCCGCCAATCACGATATAGCGAGGCTTGTGGAGAACTTGCCCGATCGCCGGCTGCACGAATTGGGAGATGCCTTGCGCAAGGCGGCCGAACTGCTCGGTGATCCGGCGCACGAAAGCCCGACGGTGAGACTACGGCCGCACCGTGTCGGCGACGTCGGCTGGGTTGTGCAGCGCCAGGCGCGGCTTTATGCCGATGAATATGGCTGGAACATCGAGTTCGAGGCCATGCTCGCCGAGATCGGCGCCGATTTCATCCGCAACTTCGTCCCCAGCCGTGATTTCTGCTGGATTGCCGAACGTGGCGATCAGCCGGTTGGCGCGGTTTTTCTGGTTCATCAGGACGATGAGGCGGCGAAACTGCGGATGCTGCATGTTGAAGCGTCGGCCCGTGGCCTGGGCATCGGCAAACAGCTGGTCGACACGTGCATCGCGCAGGCTCGCGCCTGCGGCTACAAGCGGCTTGTGCTGTGGACGAACGATATTCTCCTTGCCGCCCGCGCAATCTACGAGCGCGCCGGCTTCAAGCTGGTTTCGGAAGAACGCCATCACAGTTTCGGCCAGGATTTGACCGGCCAGACCTGGAAATTGCAGCTCTGA
- a CDS encoding TetR/AcrR family transcriptional regulator, with product MARTTGSYGEKTEAAVREAAVSLLARYGYEAMSMRQLAAEVGVQAAALYRYFPTKEELLFTLMREHMDGLIAAWNAARPDDADPATRLSAYVENHIAFHIERRHATHVSNMELRSLSPERLTQILKQRTAYEKELRSILRDGVEVGAFNVEDTGLTAMALIQMMTGVIVWFRPGERLSIAEVTATYLSMTMRLVGANDATTGEERHVHEHAQLRA from the coding sequence ATGGCGCGCACGACCGGATCTTATGGCGAGAAGACTGAAGCGGCCGTCCGCGAAGCAGCGGTCAGCCTGCTCGCGCGGTACGGCTATGAGGCGATGTCGATGCGCCAGCTGGCCGCTGAGGTTGGCGTGCAGGCAGCTGCGCTCTACCGCTATTTCCCGACCAAGGAAGAGCTTCTGTTCACGCTGATGCGCGAACACATGGATGGCTTGATTGCGGCCTGGAATGCGGCGCGGCCCGACGATGCCGATCCCGCCACACGGCTTTCGGCCTATGTCGAGAACCATATCGCCTTCCACATCGAACGCCGCCACGCGACGCATGTCTCCAACATGGAGTTGCGTAGTCTTTCTCCGGAAAGACTGACGCAGATACTCAAGCAGCGCACGGCCTACGAAAAGGAACTGCGCTCCATCCTGCGTGACGGCGTCGAAGTCGGTGCTTTCAATGTCGAGGATACCGGCCTCACGGCCATGGCGCTGATCCAGATGATGACCGGCGTCATCGTCTGGTTCCGGCCCGGCGAACGATTGTCGATCGCTGAAGTGACGGCGACATATCTTTCAATGACAATGCGCCTGGTTGGCGCGAACGATGCAACGACCGGGGAGGAACGGCATGTACACGAACACGCTCAGCTTCGGGCATGA
- a CDS encoding isovaleryl-CoA dehydrogenase gives MYTNTLSFGHDEDIEALRDLVRRFAQEKIAPIAADIDRSNEFPAHLWGELGALGLLGITADPDFGGSGMGYLAHVIAVEEISRASASVGLSYGAHSNLCVNQINRWATPVQKQKFLPALCSGERVGALAMSESGSGSDVVSLKLRAEKRNDRYVLNGTKMWITNGPDAETLVVYAKTDPERKSRGITAFIIEKAMAGFSVAQKLDKLGMRGSNTGELVFDNVEVPFDNVLHEEGRGVEVLMSGLDYERTVLAGGPIGLMAACLDVAIPYVHERKQFGQPIGEFQLVQGKLADMYTTMNAARAYVYAVAAACDRGQTTRKDAAGCVLFAAEKATLMALDAIQLLGGNGYINDYPTGRLLRDAKLYEIGAGTSEIRRWLIGREIMAEGV, from the coding sequence ATGTACACGAACACGCTCAGCTTCGGGCATGACGAAGACATCGAGGCGCTTCGCGACCTAGTGCGCCGCTTCGCCCAGGAAAAAATAGCGCCGATCGCCGCGGATATCGATCGCAGCAACGAATTCCCAGCGCATCTATGGGGCGAACTCGGTGCTCTTGGGCTGCTTGGGATCACCGCCGACCCGGATTTTGGCGGCTCGGGCATGGGCTATCTCGCCCATGTCATCGCCGTCGAGGAAATCTCGCGCGCCTCGGCGTCGGTCGGTCTCTCCTATGGCGCTCATTCCAATCTCTGTGTCAACCAGATCAACCGCTGGGCGACACCGGTGCAGAAGCAGAAATTCCTGCCGGCACTGTGTTCGGGCGAGCGCGTCGGCGCGCTGGCGATGTCGGAATCCGGCTCCGGCTCCGACGTGGTGTCGCTCAAGCTGCGCGCCGAAAAGCGCAACGACCGTTATGTGCTCAACGGCACCAAGATGTGGATCACCAACGGCCCCGACGCAGAGACGCTGGTCGTCTATGCCAAGACCGATCCGGAGCGTAAATCACGCGGTATCACGGCCTTCATCATCGAGAAGGCGATGGCCGGTTTTTCCGTGGCGCAAAAACTCGATAAGCTCGGCATGCGTGGCTCCAACACCGGCGAACTGGTGTTCGACAATGTCGAAGTGCCGTTCGACAATGTGCTGCATGAGGAAGGGCGTGGTGTCGAAGTGCTGATGTCGGGCCTGGACTACGAGCGCACGGTGCTGGCCGGCGGGCCGATCGGGCTGATGGCCGCCTGCCTCGACGTGGCAATCCCCTACGTGCATGAACGCAAGCAATTCGGCCAGCCGATCGGCGAGTTCCAGCTGGTGCAAGGCAAGCTTGCCGACATGTACACGACCATGAATGCGGCTCGCGCCTATGTCTACGCCGTCGCCGCCGCCTGCGACCGTGGCCAGACGACGCGCAAGGACGCCGCCGGCTGTGTGCTGTTCGCCGCCGAAAAAGCGACGCTGATGGCGCTGGATGCCATTCAGCTGCTCGGCGGCAATGGTTACATCAACGACTATCCGACCGGCCGGCTGCTGCGCGACGCCAAGCTCTACGAGATCGGCGCCGGCACCAGCGAGATCCGCCGCTGGCTGATCGGACGCGAGATCATGGCGGAGGGAGTGTGA
- a CDS encoding carboxyl transferase domain-containing protein, giving the protein MATLQTQISPSSDTFKANAERMRALVADIADKATTVERGGSEEARERHVSRGKLLPRERLAQLLDVGSPFLEIGQFAAWSMYGDEISSAGLIAGVGRVEGTEVMVVVNDATVKGGTYYPLTVKKHLRAQEIALQNNLPCVYLVDSGGANLPNQDEVFPDREHFGRIFYNQANMSAAGIPQIACVMGSCTAGGAYVPAMSDETIMVRNQATIFLGGPPLVKAATGEDVTAEELGGADVHTRLSGVADHYAQDDEHALAICRRIVKNLNRNKTVSLNLQKSIPPLHPTDELHGVVPTDLRQPYDVREVIARIVDGSEFDEFKQNYGTTLVTGFAHLHGMPVGIIANNGVLFSESALKGAHFIELCCQRKIPLVFLQNITGFMVGRKYEAGGIAKDGAKLVMAVATARVPKVTMIIGGSFGAGNYGMCGRAYSPRFLWMWPNARISVMGGEQAATVLAMVKRDGIERKGGEWSAEEEAKFKKPILMKYEHEGHPLYSSARLWDDGIIDPARTRDVLALSLSAALNAEIEETRFGVFRM; this is encoded by the coding sequence ATGGCGACACTGCAGACCCAGATCTCTCCCTCCTCAGACACTTTCAAAGCCAATGCCGAGCGTATGCGGGCGCTGGTTGCCGACATCGCGGACAAAGCCACGACCGTCGAGCGCGGCGGCTCGGAAGAAGCGCGCGAGCGGCACGTCTCGCGCGGCAAACTGCTGCCACGCGAGCGCCTCGCCCAGTTGCTGGATGTCGGCTCGCCGTTCCTCGAGATCGGCCAGTTCGCGGCATGGTCGATGTATGGTGACGAGATTTCGTCGGCGGGCCTGATCGCCGGTGTCGGCCGTGTCGAAGGCACGGAGGTGATGGTCGTCGTCAACGACGCAACGGTAAAGGGCGGCACGTACTATCCGCTGACCGTGAAGAAACATCTGCGCGCGCAGGAGATCGCGCTGCAGAACAATCTGCCTTGCGTCTACCTGGTCGACAGCGGCGGCGCCAACTTGCCCAACCAGGACGAGGTTTTTCCCGACCGCGAACACTTTGGCCGCATCTTCTACAACCAGGCCAACATGTCGGCCGCCGGCATTCCGCAGATCGCCTGCGTGATGGGTTCCTGCACGGCGGGCGGCGCCTATGTGCCGGCGATGTCGGACGAGACGATCATGGTGCGCAACCAGGCGACCATTTTTCTCGGCGGTCCGCCACTGGTGAAGGCTGCCACCGGCGAGGATGTGACAGCCGAGGAATTGGGCGGAGCGGATGTGCATACACGGCTTTCCGGCGTTGCCGACCACTACGCGCAGGACGACGAACATGCCTTGGCCATTTGCCGACGAATCGTCAAAAACCTGAATCGCAACAAGACTGTAAGCCTGAACTTACAGAAATCGATTCCGCCACTTCATCCAACGGACGAGCTCCATGGCGTCGTGCCGACGGACCTGCGCCAGCCCTATGATGTGCGCGAGGTGATTGCACGGATCGTCGACGGTTCCGAATTCGATGAGTTCAAGCAGAACTACGGCACCACGCTGGTCACCGGCTTTGCTCACCTCCACGGCATGCCGGTGGGCATCATCGCCAACAACGGCGTGCTGTTTTCGGAAAGCGCGCTGAAGGGCGCGCATTTCATCGAGCTGTGCTGCCAGCGCAAGATACCGCTGGTCTTCCTGCAAAACATCACCGGCTTCATGGTTGGCCGCAAATACGAGGCCGGCGGCATCGCCAAGGATGGCGCCAAGTTGGTGATGGCGGTGGCCACTGCCCGGGTGCCGAAGGTAACGATGATCATCGGCGGCTCGTTCGGCGCCGGCAATTACGGCATGTGCGGGCGTGCCTATTCACCGCGCTTCCTGTGGATGTGGCCGAATGCCCGCATTTCGGTGATGGGCGGTGAGCAGGCGGCAACGGTTCTGGCCATGGTCAAGCGCGACGGCATCGAGCGCAAGGGCGGTGAATGGAGCGCGGAAGAGGAAGCCAAGTTCAAGAAGCCGATCTTGATGAAATACGAACATGAAGGGCACCCGCTCTACTCGTCCGCCCGGCTCTGGGATGACGGCATCATCGACCCGGCCAGGACACGCGATGTGCTGGCACTCAGCCTTTCGGCGGCACTTAACGCCGAGATCGAGGAAACACGCTTCGGCGTGTTCCGGATGTGA
- a CDS encoding acetyl/propionyl/methylcrotonyl-CoA carboxylase subunit alpha, whose protein sequence is MFAKILIANRGEIACRVVRTARKLGVRTVAVYSDADAKALHVEMADEAVHIGASPVGESYLRGDKIIAAALATGAEAIHPGYGFLSENPDFVDQVVAAGLVFIGPSAASIRAMGLKDAAKRLMEKAGVPVVPGYHGEAQEIVLLASKAREIGYPVLIKARAGGGGKGMRKVEHPDDFSEALSGARREAKAAFGDDRVLVEKYVDKPRHIEVQVFGDNFGNAVHLYERDCSAQRRHQKVIEEAPAPGMTPALRKAMTDAAVKAAKAIDYSGAGTIEFIVDASQGLKADRFWFMEMNTRLQVEHPVTEMITGIDLVEWQLKVASGGKLPKTQSEITLAGHAFEARIYAEDAAKGFLPATGTLHHLKFPDAAPEGAAMRIETGVRAGDAISPFYDPMIAKLVVHGKDRQAALEALGTALSQTEIAGSTVNTAFLAALAGDPDFSAGDVDTGLIARHQQALTEVAPPGDATIAAAALAASGAGLPAPSNDPWSMLAGYAHFHGVARRTRLRYGDEDILARVSVRRDGRFEVALDKPHDSVNPHDLRSAPRLARWPGHVTVFEGAVGYNFTVSDPLARADETAAGSGSLRAPMPGLVKLVRAAKGDTVIKGQPLLILEAMKMEHTIAAPHDGVIADIASEGAQVTDGTVLVRFAENASSAVAG, encoded by the coding sequence ATGTTCGCCAAGATCCTGATCGCCAATCGGGGCGAGATCGCCTGCCGCGTTGTCCGCACGGCGCGGAAGCTCGGCGTGCGCACGGTCGCAGTCTATTCGGATGCCGACGCGAAGGCCCTGCATGTCGAGATGGCCGACGAGGCGGTGCATATCGGCGCCTCGCCTGTTGGAGAAAGCTATCTTCGCGGCGACAAGATCATCGCGGCGGCTCTGGCGACAGGCGCCGAGGCAATTCATCCGGGCTACGGCTTCCTGTCGGAGAATCCCGATTTCGTGGACCAAGTGGTCGCGGCTGGGCTGGTCTTCATCGGCCCGTCGGCGGCATCCATCCGCGCCATGGGCCTTAAGGACGCGGCCAAGCGGCTGATGGAAAAGGCCGGCGTGCCCGTTGTGCCCGGCTATCATGGCGAGGCGCAGGAGATCGTGCTGCTAGCCTCCAAGGCGCGCGAGATCGGCTATCCCGTGTTAATCAAGGCGCGCGCCGGCGGCGGCGGCAAGGGCATGCGGAAGGTCGAGCATCCCGATGACTTTTCCGAGGCGCTGTCGGGCGCGCGGCGCGAAGCCAAGGCCGCCTTCGGCGATGACCGCGTGCTGGTGGAAAAATATGTCGACAAGCCGCGTCATATCGAAGTGCAGGTGTTCGGCGACAATTTCGGCAACGCCGTGCATCTCTACGAACGCGACTGCTCGGCGCAGCGGCGGCATCAAAAAGTCATCGAGGAAGCGCCCGCTCCCGGCATGACACCGGCTCTGCGCAAGGCGATGACGGACGCCGCGGTGAAGGCTGCCAAAGCGATCGACTATTCCGGCGCCGGCACCATCGAGTTCATCGTCGATGCCTCGCAAGGGCTGAAAGCCGACCGTTTCTGGTTCATGGAAATGAACACGCGCCTGCAGGTCGAGCATCCCGTCACCGAAATGATCACCGGCATCGATCTTGTCGAATGGCAGCTCAAGGTCGCCTCCGGCGGCAAGCTGCCGAAGACGCAAAGCGAGATCACGCTTGCCGGCCACGCCTTCGAGGCACGCATCTATGCCGAGGACGCGGCCAAGGGCTTCCTGCCGGCAACCGGCACGCTGCATCATCTGAAATTTCCGGATGCCGCGCCTGAAGGCGCTGCCATGCGCATTGAAACCGGCGTGCGGGCCGGCGACGCGATCTCGCCCTTCTATGATCCGATGATCGCCAAACTGGTGGTGCACGGCAAGGACAGGCAGGCAGCGCTGGAAGCACTGGGGACGGCACTTTCACAAACCGAGATTGCCGGTTCCACCGTCAACACCGCCTTTCTCGCCGCCCTGGCGGGCGATCCGGATTTCTCAGCCGGCGATGTCGACACCGGGTTGATCGCAAGACACCAGCAGGCGCTGACCGAAGTCGCTCCACCTGGCGACGCGACTATCGCCGCTGCCGCCCTTGCCGCATCCGGCGCTGGTTTGCCGGCGCCATCCAATGACCCCTGGTCGATGCTTGCCGGCTACGCGCATTTCCATGGCGTGGCACGGCGCACGAGGCTGCGTTATGGCGATGAGGATATTCTGGCGCGGGTCTCGGTGCGGCGTGACGGACGTTTCGAGGTGGCGCTGGACAAGCCACATGACAGCGTGAACCCGCACGATCTTCGGAGTGCCCCTCGCCTCGCCCGCTGGCCCGGCCATGTCACAGTGTTCGAAGGCGCGGTCGGCTATAATTTCACGGTTTCGGACCCGCTGGCGCGGGCCGATGAAACGGCAGCCGGCTCCGGCAGCCTGCGAGCCCCGATGCCTGGGCTGGTCAAGCTGGTGCGCGCGGCAAAAGGCGACACCGTAATCAAGGGGCAGCCGCTGCTGATCCTCGAGGCCATGAAGATGGAGCACACCATAGCCGCGCCGCATGACGGCGTGATCGCCGATATCGCGAGCGAAGGCGCGCAGGTTACGGACGGGACGGTTCTGGTGCGATTCGCCGAGAACGCATCAAGCGCCGTTGCGGGCTGA